In Aspergillus flavus chromosome 3, complete sequence, one genomic interval encodes:
- a CDS encoding cactin translates to MSSRFPDRSGSTKRSRSRSPSSRRPQKLPRRYDERDYQSDGRGRPAQSQSRNMKDQMRLNQLQEDEQVREWVAQEDVFVLKQAKKKAEIRVKEGRAKPIDWLTVTLRFIDPTRNPLDDEIADSDLDIVDPDGVFEGLSQSQLLDLEKDIDTFLSLEANSQNRDFWKTMRIICRDRQKITAPEGRALNSVAADINRLLSPKTYEQLQTLEIQVKKKLDSNEPIDTDYWEELLRSLTVWKARAKLKKVFQAVIDERVRGLRQQQRDEADSVRAKLAPLAPVSQPPTEGKAQAGSDEEFRDLDPDPLLQIRPEDKVLEIVDESNFLDQVARERQKVLKMGFVPLRQRQAEKSSLVPVNQTPNLPAATGSSRFSAIPNEDFSQATKALYERELARGVSENEEIFTGEESVSTGSQPQWANKYRPRKPRYFNRVQMGYEWNKYNQTHYDHDNPPPKVVQGYKFNIFYPDLIDKTKAPTYRIEREHGRKRGQSFAAAGEEDTCLIRFMAGPPYEDIAFRIVDKEWDYSAKRERGFKSTFDKGILQLHFQFKRVYYRK, encoded by the exons ATGTCGTCACGTTTTCCGGACAGATCAGGTTCGACGAAACGAAGCCGATCGCGATCTCCATCATCGCGTCGACCCCAGAAGCTCCCCCGCAGATACGATGAGAGAGACTACCAAAGCGATGGAAGAGGCCGACCGGCGCAGTCGCAGTCGAGAAATATGAAGGATCAGATGCGGCTAAATCAATTACAAGAAGACGAGCAAGTGCGTGAATGGGTGGCGCAGGAGGACGTTTTCGTGCTTAAACAGGCCAAAAAGAAGGCTGAGATTCGTGTCAAAGAGGGCCGAGCGAAGCCGATTGACTGGCTTACTGTTACCCTGCGATTTATCGATCCGACGAGGAACCCtcttgatgatgagattgCGGACTCGGACCTGGATATCGTGGATCCGGATGGCGTTTTCGAAGGCCTGTCTCAGAGTCAATTGCTGGActtggagaaggatattGATACATTTCTGAGTTTGGAGGCAAATTCGCAAAATAGGGATTTCTGGAAG ACTATGAGAATTATCTGTCGCGACCGTCAGAAAATCACTGCTCCCGAAGGGCGTGCACTCAACTCCGTCGCCGCGGATATCAATAGGCTCTTGAGTCCTAAAACCTACGAGCAACTTCAGACCCTTGAGATACAGGTTAAGAAAAAGCTGGATTCTAATGAACCCATCGATACCGATTACTGGGAAGAACTACTGCGGAGTCTGACTGTCTGGAAAGCCCGCGCCAAACTGAAGAAGGTCTTTCAGGCCGTTATAGACGAACGTGTCCGAGGATTACGTCAACAACAGCGCGACGAAGCAGACTCGGTTCGAGCAAAGCTTGCACCTCTGGCGCCGGTCAGCCAGCCACCGACCGAGGGCAAAGCACAAGCTGGGTCGGATGAAGAATTTCGTGATCTTGATCCTGACCCGCTGCTCCAAATTCGCCCTGAGGATAAGGTCTTGGAAATAGTGGATGAGTCAAACTTTCTGGATCAGGTG GCTCGCGAACGTCAAAAGGTTCTAAAGATGGGATTTGTGCCTCTCCGCCAGAGGCAGGCAGAAAAATCCTCTCTTGTTCCTGTGAACCAAACACCCAACTTGCCTGCGGCTACTGGCTCCTCTCGCTTTTCGGCCATACCTAATGAAGATTTCTCGCAGGCAACGAAGGCACTCTATGAGCGAGAGCTTGCGAGGGGAGTCAGTGAGAATGAGGAAATCTTTACAGGCGAAGAATCCGTAAGTACGGGGTCCCAGCCTCAGTGGGCGAACAAATACCGGCCGCGCAAGCCGCGATATTTCAACCGGGTGCAAATGGGCTATGAGTGGAACAAATACAACCAGACTCATTATGACCATGATAACCCACCACCCAAGGTGGTACAAGGCTACAAATTCAACATCTTCTACCCCGACCTCATCGACAAGACGAAAGCGCCGACCTACCGTATTGAACGCGAGCACGGACGAAAGCGCGGCCAGTCGTTTGCAGCAGCCGGTGAAGAAGATACTTGTCTTATTCGATTCATGGCCGGGCCCCCTTACGAAGACATCGCATTCCGAATTGTTGATAAGGAATGGGACTATAGTGccaagagggaaagaggcTTCAAGAGCACCTTTGACAAG GGTATTTTACAGCTACACTTTCAATTCAAGCGG GTCTACTACCGAAAGTAA